DNA sequence from the Strigops habroptila isolate Jane chromosome 4, bStrHab1.2.pri, whole genome shotgun sequence genome:
ATGGCTTATTTTCTCCCCTGCGTGCAAATGCAGGATGATACAAAACTCATCCCTTGTGCTACATTAGGATAAGGACTGTGCTAAACAGAGGGAGGAGGCGAAAAGCAATACACAAGGACAATGAGATGGAGAATTGCCAGGCTTGTTCCTGGAGCATTTTGCCTCATGTGCCAACTGTGGCACCAACATGTGGCCTCTTAGTCCTCACCTTAAGCCACCTCATGCTCTTTCTTATTTAGTGGGTTTCATGTGGTCCTAACACCTTTCTGCTTTGTGACCAGACATCACTCTGGCTTTGTCATGGTCACCCTCCTTGTGGTGCCTTCTTTAGTGATAAGAAAACATTGACATTTGAAGAAATATATAGTATGGAGGGGGCAGGTCTGTATAACTTTAATCTGCTTTCTCCAACTGTCTACTTTCCAGCACTACTTTGTGCATATATTGAGTCATGTTTATTCTTCCAAGTCTGAAGCTCTAGTTTTAGACAGTGGAGGGGAGGAGCTCCTACCAGGGGTGATTTCTCACCAAGCAAAACATGCCTGTGCTCTCCTTTAGTGAAAATGAGAACTTCAAGTTACGTATTGAAATCCATAGTTTTCCATAGTGGCTTCCAAAGCCAGGTCAGATAGAACCTTCCCTCAAAGCAGCTGTATCTGTAGCTGGTTCATCACTTTTACCAGCTATTTTAAGTAACCCAGACCAGATGTACATAAATCCAGTCTTTCAGAAAGTTCTCAGCCTTGGATgagttttcacattttaaaccCAGTTCCATCGGGGATTTGGTGCCTGTCCCATGGAGCATCATGTCCTGTCACAAAGCAAAGCCTCTCTGTCACCCATGGCCTGTCCTCCCCTCCCAAGCAGCGTTGAAAGCTGTCAGACGACCTTTCCATGTTGTGTCTTGCCAAATACAATGTCCTGTAAAGAAACTTCTGTTGAAGTCAGAAAACTATTCTTGAGAGCATGGCAGTGGCATTCCATGGTCATTATAACTTCCATGAGTAACTTCTTGGGTGTGAATCCATGTTTGAGGTGCTTACAGTTCTGCTTGCAATCACTTGTGTGGCACAGTAGAGTTTTCGAGCAGGGAAAGGTGTGCTCTCCATGGGGACACCACAGTCTGACCCTGACTCTGCATCAACAAGTGATGCTGATGGTGGAGCCAGGATGAAGAACCCCAATGAGACATCACTCCAAATGACTGGGATGCATGGAGGAGTCTGCAGAGGTCAAGTCAGAGGATGAAGGCACTGCTAAATGGGAAGAGACTTCTATCACTGGGAGTGCACAAGAATAAGGAGAATTCCCGAGTGAAAGAAGACAGCACTATCTGTAACCTACAGCCCTTGGGCAAAGACTGTGCTGGGTCTGCCGGTCCTGGAAGAAGCTATTACAGTCACTGGAAACGGAGAGTGAAGCAGCTGTGTcctgggggcagagggagcatccttccttcctgcccctgTGCAGGCACATCCACATGCATGGATGCATGGACATCACACCATGGGCGTCTTCTCTTGTGAAGGAGAACATATGATTTTGAAGTGGCCATCGTCAGGGCTGGGAATGGCCCCAGCGCTTCCCGTGCTGCAGATCCCGCTGTGAGAGGGAGCAGCTCTTTCCCCAGTGTGACAGGAGGTGCTGTGGCACGATTTGGTCTCTTGTACAGCAGAGCCTTGTCCAGGGAAGCAGAAGCCACAGGTTTCCACCGGCTCTGGGACCCTGCAGCCGGTGGATCCATCACCAACACTGCCTGCTTCCACCAGATGATCTGTAAATAAACTGTATTAGCTTAAAGGGATTTAGGAGCAGCTTTTCCCTAAGGaatgctctgcagagctgcaccagggctggtcctgcagctggagaggaCGCCCATCTCCCACCACTCTGATAAAGCCCATGATGCTGCATTGTCTGTAATGCATCACCTCCATGCCCACACCTAGTCCTGCCACCCTGGAAGGTGAcatctgggggggggggacaatTCGGAAGTGCCTTGAACAAGGAAGCTGCAGGTTCAGCATTAAGCATTTATAGTATTTATAACATCATACGTAAGTTGTCTGTTCATTACAAGCTGCTTTTGTAGCATATGCAAATGCAACAGTGAGAGGTGCTGGAGCTCCAGCAATGGGACAGGCTGGCTCCAGGGGCCCACCATGCTCTGTGAGCTGGCCAAAGGACTCTGCTCCATCCATCTGGGACATGATAAGCAGGAGCATGGAAAAACACACAGTAAATCTCTTTGAACCTGGGGCTTCTCTAAAGAGTGAGTGCTCAGTGTCAGCATGTCCTTCAAGCAAAGCAGACAGGAATGGCTTGAACTGCAGTTCTGCTGGAGGGGGGCTCCAAGCAACACAATGGCTCCGGGGCTGCTTCTCTGTGGTTTCTGACATCCAGCAGGACTGGCTTTGAGGTGTACGTGTGTGAACATGGTTGTGTGTGCAGACATGGGTGAGTAGACAAACTCTTTTTGTAAaggcagggaagaagaggaggagggagaataAAAACATCATTTCTGATgttgtggctgccctatccctggcagtgttcaaggccaggttggacagggcttggagcaactggTCTGGTGCAAGGTGTagaaggggggttggaaatacATGAgttttaaagtcccttccaacccaaaccagtctgtgattctatgatgttgGCTTACTCCACGTTATCCTTTCCCTATCTTTTCACTTTAATGCAAAGACTTGTGACTGGAGCCTGCCCATAACTGCGCTCCCCATCCTCTCCCAGTGCCCGCAGTGCAGCCAACGCTCACCTTTGGAGGAGTCCTCCCTGCGGTGGCAGGTCCCAGCGCTGTCTTGGCAGGAGaccccctctcccttcctccgCAGGTGGGTccagcccaggagcagggagcagaggagggcGCAGAGGCAGAGCCCCATCAGCAGGTACACCACTAGCCACGGCTCCTGCTCCGCGTACGtcttctgctccagcacaggcgCCGAGGCCGGGACCGGGGTGGCCCCCAGGACACCCGCTGTGGGCCAGGCAGAGGTGGGTGAGCTGAGAAACCCCTTCAGGTCCATGCTTCATGCTATGGACTTTCCAATAGGGAAAGTGCTAATAGAGGCACTCTGCTTGGGAAGCATTTGAAAGCAGCCACACGCTGCCTCCGTTCGctcacatttcttttccatggtGAGGTAAAGGAGATCCCTTCCCACATCCCATTCCCcaccctccttccttctccactgaTCATGTCTCAATGCCAATGTGGGACTTATAGATCTCAGGGACAATAACCCATCCCCTCCCCAAGGGCTGGAGGCTGCTCAGCAGGGGGGAAACACGACTGATGGTTCTGCCCCTGGCTGGAAGAGCCCAAGGATGGGTCTGTAAAAGGGAAAACACTCTGTATGGTGAGAAAATGGGAGAGGGACGCAGTGAAAGGGCAGCACACAAACACATCACACCAGGATGAAGAGAGGGGGATTTGCTGCCCTTTCCCTACCTTCAGTCCCATAACCTGGCTCCTCTTCCAGCCCAGTCCCGGGGGTCCTGCCCCCCATCCTCTGCCCTCAGCACATCCCTACCTTCGCAGGACGGGACGCACTGCTTGGGGTGCTGCCCGCAGACCGTGCTGCAGTTGATGCAGTTTTTCAGGAGCTTGTCGTAGTAGAAGCCGGGTTTCCTGTTGCAGTCCATGGACTCTGCGCACAGGAGAGAGACAACACGGAATCCTGAGCAcatcctcctcccctgccaTGTGAGCATGAGGCTCTCAAACCAccatcccaccaccctcagTGCTTGGGTTCATGTGAGGATGAGCCTGGGGCAGCTCTGAACAAACTccagtgggtgctgctggtgttgACAGCATCTCCAGTGTTCACAGGGGAAGAGATCCATGGGATCTATGGTGCTTTTGGCTGTATAATGGATACTGGGGTGATGTAGCTGCATGGAGAAGGGGTGGGATGCAGCTAGACATGCAGCTGTACCCACCTGCAGCACGCAGCTCGTGCTCGCTCCTCTTAGAcctggctcagcaccagggATGGCATCTCCTATCCTCAACAGGGAGATGTGACTTGTCAGCACGCATAGGGCTGGGTCCCCTCTGCCCTAGGACAGGGTGCAGCAGTCCCAGACTGAGGCTGGCTGGGTTGGGAAGGGGCCATGCACAGGCTGTGGTCAGGGTTTGGGTGCAAAGTGCATCCGTCTCACCTCTTCCTCCCTACCTGTTATCACTGCACCTTGgtgcctgccccagcacagctttgCAAACCTACAGCTTCACTTATCATTGTCCGCATCAACTCAACTTGCTGTATCTTGAggtcatagaatggtttgggttggacaggaccttcatgatcatctagttctaagCCCTAAAGTCCTGCCTTTGGAGAGTGCAGTGTCGCTGATGGGGGATAGAAGTGTTAATGCAGCTCTGGGGAGGCTCCCCGTGACCCCGGAAAGGAGCAGTACAGAGATAGGGACAACCTGaacctgctctgtgctgagctggTGCATTCCCATCACTGGGAAGCTGTAACATTCCTCAGTGGATTGGCTCAAAGCTCCATTAAGCTGAGCTGGCTCAGAGCTTGCCCCGTGGTTCATCCCAGGGCCGGATCCCCAGCCCCATCAGTGCCGCTGGGCGCAGGGGGAGCCGCACTCACCGCACAGAGCCGCACACCTCCTCACGGCGGGGCGCCCGCACACGAGGCTGCAGGGGATGCACTGGCAGACGAGCGTGTCCCAGTACTGCTGATCCGTGCAGTTGTTCATGGCATCCCCCCCGGCACGCGGCCCATCCATGGCTGCGGAATGAGAAGCACTTAGGTACGGAGTGGCCTGTAACCACCTTGTCCCTTTGCAGGGACCTGCTCTGGTCCTTGGCTTGGGCAAAAGCACACCCCAAAATCCACTTCAGGCTTAGCTAGTGATAACCCCGCATGAGCACGTCCTGTGCCAACCCCAAGGGACACGCAGGGAGAGCACACTGGCTTATAGGTGGCTTATAGGCTGTGCCCTGAGCATCTGAGGATGGACACATCTGCCTGTGGGTGTAATAGAGTGGGATCTGCTCCTCTTTACCTGCTTCCCTGACAATCACAGAAACACACCAGAATGATCACTGGCAACGTCTTCTGGAACAACTTTGAATTCTGGAAACTTCTGAATTCCTCTGTGGCATCAGGGTGGTTCGTGTCATCCCGTGCGTAATTTCTGACACCTCTCTTCGGTGTTCTGGCATCATAATGAAACCCCTTTTTGATGTGTAAAACTCCCCAAAGCAGAAGAAGGGACATGTCTCTGTGAGAGCTGTAAGCACTGGTTTAACCACCGCCAGCTGCAATGCCCAGGGGTGGACATGCCCTTGTCCCTGTGAGGAGCCATTGCCCCTGTGCCCATGTGGGCTGGGTGTGATGCCAAAGgtgcagagaggagcagcagcaagatcCAGCCAAGAACTTCCCCTTTTAGGAATCATCGTCCTATTAAGAATTTACTTAttagcagctgaaatatctgtGCATGTCCCCATCTTTGGGTGCTGCTTATGTCTGTGTGAGGCCTCACCTCTACCACTGCAGGGTAT
Encoded proteins:
- the LOC115607465 gene encoding tumor necrosis factor receptor superfamily member 13B-like, with protein sequence MDGPRAGGDAMNNCTDQQYWDTLVCQCIPCSLVCGRPAVRRCAALCESMDCNRKPGFYYDKLLKNCINCSTVCGQHPKQCVPSCEAGVLGATPVPASAPVLEQKTYAEQEPWLVVYLLMGLCLCALLCSLLLGWTHLRRKGEGVSCQDSAGTCHRREDSSKDHLVEAGSVGDGSTGCRVPEPVETCGFCFPGQGSAVQETKSCHSTSCHTGERAAPSHSGICSTGSAGAIPSPDDGHFKIICSPSQEKTPMV